gatccgctggaTGAAGTGGCAGGGgtgaggaaaatctgggcctccctgcttaggctgctgcccccgtgacccgatctcgggtaagcggtagaagatgaatggatggaaggtGTCTTTTATCCATGAGTTGAGATTAGGAATACTTTCCTAAAGAGACAGGACAAATTTGTGATCTTCATGGGAAAATATCCTGTCTGTGGGGGTcagaatgcttgctggttggtagGGGATGAAATACTTATTTCTCTCAATCTAATACAAATGAATTTCCAACCTTTAGTTCACCATGTTTTTGCATTGTGTttctctctgttacaataaaACTACTACAAAAACTCTGGACTGTTTATATCTTTGTAAGGGCTATACTTAGCACGGAATCATTTCATTGTTGAAACAAAACTCATCCAGCatctgtcaatttcagattcaccgtCAGATTCACCACagtgtgattgattgaagcAAAAGGTACAATTTCAGGCGGCTGTCCTGGAAAGAGAGACATCTCAACTTCTCATGGCTCCTTATATTGTCCTTTGATGTCTCCATTTGGCTTGGGTTACCATGACAACACATCCTATACTGGCTCCATCGAGGCTTTTACGCTCATAAATACCTCTTAGCAGATTTAACtgtatgtgtgattgtgtgcgACATTTTAAAAGACGACCATTTGCACTTGTGTGCTATGCTACAATTTAATAGTGATACAACAGTTAGCATGCAGAAATACAGTGTTAAAGAATCAATATCTTCATTTTatcaagtgtatgtgtgtgctagcaAGGGGGTATGTAGCATGCTAATATATAACAAATTTATCCTTTCattttacaaaatcagcagggaatCAAATACTGATTTCCCCCACTTTACATACCGTAATTTCTATAACTGATTCTAACTCATTGAGCACACCTGATAAAACTTCAGCAAAGCTCACTGTCTGTTGTTGGGGAAACCATGTGGATAAGAATGTAGGCCTGTTACCAAAAGTAAATGAGCATTTGCCCACCTCCCATTCGTGGGCATTACGTGCCCATTGAGAATGGTTTGATGATTGTAACCGCCAAAAAGATTACAGAACACCTCCTCACCTTGGAGGCCAATCACAGGTGGTCTTTATCCTGCGAGCCATCCTTATAAGGTGGATGACTTGCTACTCTTCTCAGCATTGACTGCTCACAGCATCACGTGAAGACTTGGAGGAGCTTGCTGACACAACAGCAATTCTTGGTGGAGCACTTAGTGAGATCCATTGAGGGTGAACAAGTCTTCTACAAGCCTACTCCAACACGCCAACCAGTGTGGATGGTGGAGATGAAGAGCAGTTATCTGCATCTGAATTAATGTGATCTTCATTGTCAGACTTCATCTGGGACTAACTTCATGGATGCTGAATTCAATGGAACATATATAACTCTTGGTGGCTATGTAGAATTGGACAAATACAGATATCTTTACTTTATCAGCTTGTTGATGCTCTATATTCTCATTCTCTGCGCTAATTGCACCATTATATGTCTAATCTGGATTCACAGGAACCTTCATGAGCCTATGTACATTTTCATTGCAGCTTTGTCATTCAACTCTGTTTTGTTTAGCACTGCCATCTACCCCAAAATCTTCACTGACATCTTATCTCAGAAGCAGACCATTTCTTATTCCGCTTGTATGTTtcaaaattttacattttattctttaggtggttcagatttttttctgctGGCAGTCATGGCTTATGACAGGTATGTGTCTATCTGCAGACCACTGCAATATTCAACTATCATGGGAAATATAACTGTCACTGTCCTCTTGACTGTGGCCTGGTTTCTACCTGCAAGCCAGTTAGCAGTGGGAATTGTATTTAGTTCAAAACAAAAACTCTGTGACTTTACAATAGGAGGAATTTTTTgtaacaataaaatgtttaagCTTCACTGTGTAAAATCAACATTTCTTATTGTTTATGGTTTCGTTGTCTTGCTAAATGCTGTTGTTGTTCCTGTGATTTTCATCCTTTTCACCTACATAAAGATATTTATAATAACTTATCACAGTTGTGCAGAAGTCAGGAAAAAAGCAGCAGAGACATGTTTACCTCACCTGATGGTTTTAATGTGCTtcttttgtttgtgtatatttgATTTCATCACAGGTCGAATTGAGTCAGACATGCCAAAAAGTGTACATTTAATAATGGCTTTAGAAGTAGTTGTGTCTAATCCTCTGTTCAATCCAATCATATATggagtgaaaatgaaagaaatctcGAAACACATCAAGAAACTGTTGTGTCAGGTCAAACATatgaaataaaacatgagtAAAAACGGGATTTCAGTGTGATAGTGATGTTTTGTCACTGATGTTAATACATGCTGACAAAAACGATGATGTGAAATTGTTGTTAAATGAAAATCTCATGTCTGATTGTTGTGTCAagtcaaaataaacacatgtgTCAATCTACAAATGTCCATGACTGCCATGCAAAGTTATATTTTCCCGGCAAACAAACTAAATACAATCACAGAAATGTAAAACATACTATACCAGTTTCATGTACTTGAAAAATTCAAATTTTGAATGGATCTGCTTCCTGTTGCTAACCTCTGGCCTGATGTTTGAGATCAACTTTGTGGCCTTTTGGGCTGGTCTTTTAATGTAAAACAGAAATGCtaatacagtggtccctcgtaATGTTGCGTTTTTTCAGTAATTCATTaatcatcgctgtttcgttGTTGACTACGAcctgttagtcaaaaaatattgaaagacaagttatatgtagtatatgtagtaatgttacactgatgagacatgacgttagattacattacctttcacactgcatggagactggctgccgagccgacatgccatggctgagacggacatgtcATGATCGAGTGAAAGAAAAGTTCTCCTTTCATTTTGTGTGAAAGTCGTacgttttggcttcttactttgtccttcttccccactctgtatGAAACAGTTTCTTAAATtcagaagaaataaattggagaggctaactagttagctcactcGCTTACTATGCTATCGAcggccatctcttatgtcccttcAATGATCCCGTAGtctgcacaatgtggtgtaaacaaagaatgcgtgttttaaacatttgaattaaaatttcccctaaggtcatatttcatCTCTCTTGTTGTGAGAATTGGATTACGTTTGTGGGTAACagattattgtttgctttatgcataatttcagCTTTTTGAAGGTTCACCAGATCagcaaaatagttttttgattgattgatttaattaattaattaatttttttttacatcatgtgGATTTTACTAACTATACGATGAAACGCAGCTGCCTGAGTTTGGGTGTGAACCAAGGTTTGTTGTTGTATCTGCAGAAGATTTTGGTCTGCACACACATGTCCTCACAGTGTCACAGAGCTCTGAGGTCTAAGGCTGcagctgcaaaaacactccTATCATTCCAATTCAAtcatttctgaagctttgggactccagagaaCCACAGGAAGAGATATTATCCACAATTGGCAAAAGAgtcgttttttgccatctttgggtcctggcGGGCccaccgatgaatgtttggggggtttcgCCCACCTCCCGGCCTGGAAAAGTGGCgacactgtcaaaacgggtgaaaatcgacccctcggaaaagttgtgttttttgccatctttgagtcctgccggggcccccgatgaatgtttggggggtttggcccacctcgcgggccggaaaagtggcgtttcagcagcttgaaaaaatgcgatttcgtgacagtgccggcactgtcgaaacgggtgaaaatcgacccctcggaaaagttgggttttttgccatctttgagtcctgccgggacccccgatgaatgtttggggggtttggcccacctcctgggccggaaaagtggcgtttcagcagcttgaaaaaatgcgatttcgcgacagtgccggcactgtcgaaacgggtgaaaatcgacccctcggaaaagttgggttttttgccatctttgagtcctgccgggacccccgatgaatgtttggggggtttggcccacctcccgggccggaaaagtggcgtttcagcagcttgaaaaaatgcgatttcgcgacagtgccggcactgtcgaaacgggtgaaaatcgacccctcggaaaagttgggttttttgccatctttgagtcctgccgggacccccgatgaatgtttggggggtttggcccacctcccgggccggaaaagtggcgtttcagcagcttgaaaaaatgcgatttcgcgacagtgccggcactgtcgaaacgggtgaaaatcgacccctcggaaaagttgggttttttgccatctttgagtcctgccgggacccccgatgaatgtttggggggtttggcccacctcccgggccggaaaagtggcgtttcagcagcttgaaaaaatgcgatttcgcgacagtgccggcactgtcgaaacgggtgaaaatcgacccctcggaaaagttgggttttttgccatctttgagtcctgccgggacccccgatgaatgtttggggggtttggcccacctcccgggccggaaaagtggcgtttcagcagcttgaaaaaatgcgatttcgcgacagtgccggcactgtcgaaacgggtgaaaatcgacccctcggaaaagttgggttttttgccatctttgagtcctgccgggacccccgatgaatgtttggggggtttggcccacctcccgggccggaaaagtggcgtttcagcagcttgaaaaaatgcgatttcgcgacagtgccggcactgtcgaaacgggtgaaaatcgacccctcggaaaagttgggttttttgccatctttgagtcctgccgggacccccgatgaatgtttggggggtttggcccacctcccgggccggaaaagtggcgtttcagcagcttgaaaaaatgcgatttcgcgacagtgccggcactgtcgaaacgggtgaaaatcgacccctcggaaaagttgggttttttgccatctttgagtcctgccgggacccccgatgaatgtttggggggtttggcccacctcccgggccggaaaagtggcgtttcagcagcttgaaaaaatgcgatttcgcgacagtgccggcactgtcgaaacgggtgaaaatcgacccctcggaaaagttgggttttttgccatctttgagtcctgccgggacccccgatgaatgtttggggggtttggcccacctcccgggccggaaaagtggcgtttcagcagcttgaaaaaatgcgatttcgcgacagtgccggcactgtcgaaacgggtgaaaatcgacccctcggaaaagttgggttttttgccatctttgagtcctgccgggacccccgatgaatgtttggggggtttggcccacctcccgggccggaaaagtggcgtttcagcagcttgaaaaaatgcgatttcgcgacagtgccggcactgtcgaaacgggtgaaaatcgacccctcggaaaagttgggttttttgccatctttgagtcctgccgggacccccgatgaatgtttggggggtttggcccacctcccgggccggaaaagtggcgtttcagcagcttgaaaaaatgcgatttcgcgacagtgccggcactgtcgaaacgggtgaaaatcgacccctcggaaaagttgggttttttgccatctttgagtcctgccgggacccccgatgaatgtttggggggtttggcccacctcccgggccggaaaagtggcgtttcagcagcttgaaaaaatgcgatttcgcgacagtgccggcactgtcgaaacgggtgaaaatcgacccctcggaaaagttgggttttttgccatctttgagtcctgccgggacccccgatgaatgtttggggggtttggcccacctcccgggccggaaaagtggcgtttcagcagcttgaaaaaatgcgatttcgcgacagtgccggcactgtcgaaacgggtgaaaatcgacccctcggaaaagttgggttttttgccatctttgagtcctgccgggacccccgatgaatgtttggggggtttggcccacctcccgggccggaaaagtggcgtttcagcagcttgaaaaaatgcgatttcgcgacagtgccggcactgtcgaaacgggtgaaaatcgacccctcggaaaagttgggttttttgccatctttgagtcctgccgggacccccgatgaatgtttggggggtttggcccacctcccgggccggaaaagtggcgtttcagcagcttgaaaaaatgcgatttcgcgacagtgccggcactgtcgaaacgggtgaaaatcgacccctcggaaaagttgggttttttgccatctttgagtcctgccgggacccccgatgaatgtttggggggtttggcccacctcccgggccggaaaagtggcgttcagcagcttgaaaaaatgcgatttcgcgacagtgccggcactgtcgaaacgggtgaaaatcgacccctcggaaaagttgggtttttttgccatctttaagtcctgccgggacccccgatgaatgtttgggggtttggcccacctcccgggccggaaaagtggcgtttcagcagcttgaaaaaatgcgatttcgcgacagtgccggcactgtcgaaacgggtgaaaatcgacccctcggaaaagttgggttttttgccatctttgagtcctgccgggacccccgatgaatgtttggggggtttggcccacctcccgggccggaaaagtggcgtttcagcagcttgaaaaaatgcgatttcgcgacagtgccggcactgtcgaaacgggtgaaaatcgacccctcggaaaagttgggttttttgccatctttgagtcctgccgggacccccgatgaatgtttggggggtttggcccacctcccgggccggaaaagtggcgtttcagcagcttgaaaaaatgcgatttcgcgacagtgccggcactgtcgaaacgggtgaaaatcgacccctcggaaaagttgggttttttgccatctttgagtcctgccgggacccccgatgaatgtttggggggtttggcccacctcccgggccggaaaagtggcgtttcagcagcttgaaaaaatgcgatttcgcgacactgtcgaaacgggtgaaaatcgacccctcggaaaagttgggttttttgccatctttgagtcctgccgggacccccgatgaatgtttggggggtttggcccacctcccgggccggaaaagtggcgtttcagcagcttgaaaaaatgcgatttcgcgacagtgccggcactgtcgaaacgggtgaaaatcgacccctcggaaaagttgggttttttgccatctttgagtcctgccgggacccccgatgaatgtttggggggtttggcccacctcccgggccggaaaagtggcgtttcagcagcttgaaaaaatgcgatttcgcgacagtgccggcactgtcgaaacgggtgaaaatcgacccctcggaaaagttgggttttttgccatctttgagtcctgccgggaccccgaccccgatgaatgtttgggggggtttggcccacctcccgggccggaaaagtggcgtttcagcagcttgaaaaaatgcgatttcgcgacagtgccggcactgtcgaaacgggtgaaaatcgacccctcggaaaagttgggttttttgccatctttgagtcctgccgggacccccgatgaatgtttggggggtttggcccacctcccgggccggaaaagtggcgtttcagcagcttgaaaaaatgcgatttcgcgacagaaacgggtgaaaatcgacccctcggaaaagttgggttttttgccatctttgagtcctgccgggacccccgatgaatgtttggggggtttggcccacctcccgggccggaaaagtggcgtttcagcagcttgaaaaaatgcgatttcgcgacagtgccggcactgtcgaaacgggtgaaaatcgacccctcggaaaagttgggttttttgccatctttgagtcctgccgggacccccgatgaatgtttggggggtttggcccacctcccgggccggaaaagtggcgtttcagcagcttgaaaaatgcgatttcgcgacagaaacgggtgaaaatcgacccctcggaaaagttgggttttttgccatctttgagtcctgccgggacccccgatgaatgtttggggggtttggcccacctcccgggccggaaaagtggcgtttcagcagcttgaaaaaatgcgatttcgcgacagtgccggcactgtcgaaacgggtgaaaatcgacccctcggaaaagttgggttttttgccatctttgagtcctgccgggacccccgatgaatgtttggggggtttggcccacctcccgggccggaaaagtggcgtttcagcagcttgaaaaaatgcgatttcgcgacagtgccggcactgtcgaaacgggtgaaaatcgacccctcggaaaagttgggttttttgccatctttgagtcctgccgggacccccgatgaatgtttggggggtttggcccacctcccgggccggaaaagtggcgtttcagcagcttgaaaaaatgcgatttcgcgacagtgccggcactgtcgaaacgggtgaaagccatctttgagtcctgccgggacccccgatgaatgtttggggggtttggcccacctcccgggccggaaaagtggcgtttcagcagcttgaaaaaatgcgatttcgcgacagtgccggcactgtcgaaacgggtgaaaatcgacccctcggaaaagttgggttttttgccatctttgagtcctgccgggacccccgatgaatgtttggggggtttggcccacctcccgggccggaaaagtggcgtttcagcagcttgaaaaaatgcgatttcgcgacagtgccggcactgtcgaaacgggtgaaaatcgacccctcggaaaagttgggttttttgccatctttgagtcctgccgggacccccgatgaatgtttggggggtttggcccacctcccgggccggaaaagtggcgtttcagcagcttgaaaaaatgcgatttcgcgacagtgccggcactgtcgaaacgggtgaaaatcgacccctcggaaaagttgggttttttgccatctttgagtcctgccgggacccccgatgaatgtttggggggtttggcccacctcccgggccggaaaagtggcgtttcagcagcttgaaaaaatgcgatttcgcgacagtgccggcactgtcgaaacgggtgaaaatcgacccctcggaaaagttgggttttttgccatctttgagtcctgccgggacccccgatgaatgtttggggggtttggcccacctcccgggccggaaaagtggcgtttcagcagcttgaaaaaatgcgatttcgcgacagtgccggcactgtcgaaacgggtgaaaatcgacccctcggaaaagttgggttttttgccatctttgagtcctgccgggacccccgatgaatgtttggggggtttggcccacctcccgggccggaaaagtggcgtttcagcagcttgaaaaaatgcgatttcgcgacagtgccggcactgtcgaaacgggtgaaaatcgacccctcggaaaagttgggttttttgccatctttgagtcctgccgggacccccgatgaatgtttggggggtttggcccacctcccgggccggaaaagtggcgtttcagcagcttgaaaaaatgcgatttcgcgacagtgccggcactgtcgaaacgggtgaaaatcgacccctcggaaaagttgggttttttgccatctttgagtcctgccgggacccccgatgaatgtttggggggtttggcccacctcccgggccggaaaagtggcgtttcagcagcttgaaaaaatgcgatttcgcgacagtgccggcactgtcgaaacgggtgaaaatcgacccctcggaaaagttgggttttttgccatctttgagtcctgccgggacccccgatgaatgtttggggggtttggcccacctcccgggccggaaaagtggcgtttcagcagcttgaaaaaatgcgatttcgcgacagtgccggcactgtcgaaacgggtgaaaatcgacccctcggaaaagttgggttttttgccatctttgagtcctgccgggacccccgatgaatgtttggggggtttggcccacctcccgggccggaaaagtggcgtttcagcagcttgaaaaaatgcgatttcgcgacagtgccggcactgtcgaaacgggtgaaaatcgacccctcggaaaagttgggttttttgccatctttgagtcctgccgggacccccgatgaatgtttggggggtttggcccacctcccgggccggaaaagtggcgtttcagcagcttgaaaaaatgcgatttcgcgacagtgccggcactgtcgaaacgggtgaaaatcgacccctcggaaaagttgggttttttgccatctttgagtcctgccgggacccccgatgaatgtttggggggtttggcccacctcccgggccggaaaagtggcgtttcagcagcttgaaaaaatgcgatttcgcgacagtgccggcactgtcgaaacgggtgaaaatcgacccctcggaaaagttgggttttttgccatctttgagtcctgccgggacccccgatgaatgtttggggggtttggcccacctcccgggccggaaaagtggcgtttcagcagcttgaaaaaatgcgatttcgcgacagtgccggcactgtcgaaacgggtgaaaatcgacccctcggaaaagttgggttttttgccatctttgagtcctgccgggacccccgatgaatgtttggggggtttggcccacctcccgggccggaaaagtggcgtttcagcagcttgaaaaaatgcgatttcgcgacagtgccggcactgtcgaaacgggtgaaaatcgacccctcggaaaagttgggttttttgccatctttgagtcctgccgggacccccgatgaatgtttggggggtttggcccacctcccgggccggaaaagtggcgtttcagcagcttgaaaaaatgcgatttcgcgacagtgccggcactgtcgaaacgggtgaaaatcgacccctcggaaaagttgggttttttgccatctttgagtcctgccgggacccccgatgaatgtttggggggtttggcccacctcccgggccggaaaagtggcgtttcagcagattgaaaaaatgcgatttcgcgacagtgccggcactgtcgaaacgggtgaaaatcgacccctcggaaaagttgggttttttgccatctttgagtcctgccgggacccccgatgaatgtttggggggtttggcccacctcccgggccggaaaagtggcgtttcagcagcttgaaaaaatgcgatttcgcgacagtgccggcactgtcgaaacgggtgaaaatcgacccctcggaaaagttgggttttttgccatctttgagtcctgccgggacccccgatgaatgtttggggggtttggcccacctcccgggccggaaaagtggcgtttcagcagcttgaaaaaatgcgatttcgcgacagtgccggcactgtcgaaacgggtgaaaatcgacccctcggaaaagttgggttttttgccatctttgagtcctgccgggacccccgatgaatgtttggggggtttggcccacctcccgggccggaaaagtggcgtttcagcagcttgaaaaaatgcgatttcgcgacagtgccggcactgtcgaaacgggtgaaaatcgacccctcggaaaagttgggttttttgccatctttgagtcctgccgggacccccgatgaatgtttggggggtttggcccacctcccgggccggaaaagtggcgtttcagcagcttgaaaaaatgcgatttcgcgacagtgccggcactgtcgaaacgggtgaaaatcgacccctcggaaaagttgggttttttgccatctttgagtcctgccgggacccccgatgaatgtttggggggtttggcccacctcccgggccggaaaagtggcgtttcagcagcttgaaaaaatgcgatttcgcgacagtgccggcactgtcgaaacgggtgaaaatcgacccctcggaaaagttgggttttttgccatctttgagtcctgccgggacccccgatgaatgtttggggggtttggcccacctcccgggccggaaaagtggcgtttcagcagcttgaaaaaatgcgatttcgcgacagtgccggcactgtcgaaacgggtgaaaatcgacccctcggaaaagttgggttttttgccatctttgagtcctgccgggacccccgatgaatgtttggggggtttggcccacctcccgggccggaaaagtggcgtttcagcagcttgaaaaaatgcgatttcgcgacagtgccggcactgtcgaaacgggtgaaaatcgacccctcggaaaagttgggttttttgccatctttgagtcctgccgggacccccgatgaatgtttggggggtttggccca
The sequence above is a segment of the Dunckerocampus dactyliophorus isolate RoL2022-P2 unplaced genomic scaffold, RoL_Ddac_1.1 HiC_scaffold_149, whole genome shotgun sequence genome. Coding sequences within it:
- the LOC129174677 gene encoding olfactory receptor 6N2-like; amino-acid sequence: MDAEFNGTYITLGGYVELDKYRYLYFISLLMLYILILCANCTIICLIWIHRNLHEPMYIFIAALSFNSVLFSTAIYPKIFTDILSQKQTISYSACMFQNFTFYSLGGSDFFLLAVMAYDRYVSICRPLQYSTIMGNITVTVLLTVAWFLPASQLAVGIVFSSKQKLCDFTIGGIFCNNKMFKLHCVKSTFLIVYGFVVLLNAVVVPVIFILFTYIKIFIITYHSCAEVRKKAAETCLPHLMVLMCFFCLCIFDFITGRIESDMPKSVHLIMALEVVVSNPLFNPIIYGVKMKEISKHIKKLLCQVKHMK